In the Sediminibacter sp. Hel_I_10 genome, one interval contains:
- a CDS encoding RagB/SusD family nutrient uptake outer membrane protein, whose protein sequence is MKKIKYLSIAILAIAFIVTSCSEDILEETPRDRFTPEFFQTEQGVEGGLTYLYQNMRNIYGDGYYLNMTETGTDEYAAAQSADNNFFDFDLTDQGNLSSQSGFAVGVVWGNSYRAINTASGIIENAAAVGLDESLIGEAQFFRAWYYFLLVQTYGGVPLDLGSGELQFNQSATRTSVRNTVPEVYARAILPDLEAAVDALPDTQRITGAVTKNVARLYLAQAYLTYAWWLENPNNIPTYPDTPRTDPNGNGAGYYFQQAYNTAILGIENPGPYELLDYFYDVHVATNDRHNEMLLYADRTEESQIYNGADIGFSGTGGSANTAAWMATSNYTTISVDGVAAVQREAAQSYGRPWTRMAPPINVFEETFDDKDNDSRYDATFVSSYRGNWDKAGDTTPTLTAANGLEIAPGDAVISFLDEYNPNVTYVNGGNIGGGEIPGRSDYVINLNEINRRFYPGLWKLGTYRTDNEGGLGSPNGAITRPYPIAKYSEFYLVAAEAAVKGASGGYTARQLVNVLRARAGMWRFDNGEQEERIEDNSTTLVNATPAVIDIDYILAERSREYFGEGKRWFDLVRTQKWQEYASSYQIGGNDASDHSPTTTNRTIEDYHYLRPVPLNQIDLLNMSAAEKAAYQNPGYQ, encoded by the coding sequence ATGAAAAAAATTAAGTATTTATCAATTGCAATTTTAGCTATTGCTTTTATTGTAACATCTTGTTCTGAAGATATTCTAGAAGAAACGCCGAGAGACCGTTTTACCCCAGAGTTCTTTCAAACTGAGCAGGGTGTAGAAGGGGGGTTAACCTACTTGTACCAAAATATGAGAAATATTTATGGTGACGGGTATTATCTGAACATGACCGAAACAGGAACCGATGAGTATGCTGCTGCACAGAGCGCCGATAATAACTTTTTCGATTTTGATCTCACTGACCAAGGAAATTTAAGCTCGCAAAGTGGTTTTGCGGTAGGTGTGGTTTGGGGTAACTCCTATCGCGCCATAAATACGGCAAGTGGAATTATTGAAAATGCTGCAGCTGTTGGACTGGATGAATCCTTAATAGGGGAAGCTCAATTCTTCCGTGCTTGGTATTATTTTTTATTGGTTCAAACCTATGGAGGTGTACCTTTAGATCTAGGCTCTGGAGAACTACAATTCAATCAATCTGCGACAAGAACGTCGGTTCGTAATACGGTTCCCGAAGTGTATGCTCGAGCTATACTTCCAGATTTAGAAGCTGCTGTAGACGCTTTACCAGATACTCAAAGAATTACTGGTGCTGTTACTAAAAATGTGGCAAGGTTGTATCTAGCACAAGCTTATTTAACTTATGCTTGGTGGCTCGAAAACCCTAATAATATTCCAACTTATCCCGACACTCCACGAACCGATCCTAATGGAAATGGCGCTGGATATTATTTTCAGCAAGCCTATAATACCGCTATTTTAGGGATTGAAAACCCTGGGCCTTACGAGTTACTCGATTACTTTTACGATGTGCACGTAGCGACCAACGATCGTCATAATGAGATGCTTTTATATGCAGACCGTACCGAGGAAAGTCAAATATATAATGGTGCAGATATAGGTTTTAGTGGTACCGGTGGCAGTGCCAATACTGCTGCTTGGATGGCAACTTCTAATTATACGACCATCAGTGTTGACGGTGTGGCCGCAGTACAACGCGAGGCTGCTCAAAGTTATGGACGACCTTGGACGCGTATGGCGCCTCCCATTAATGTTTTTGAAGAAACCTTTGACGACAAGGACAATGATTCCCGATACGACGCTACATTTGTGAGTAGCTATAGAGGAAACTGGGATAAGGCAGGTGATACTACACCAACTCTTACGGCTGCTAACGGACTGGAAATAGCTCCAGGCGACGCGGTAATCTCTTTCTTGGATGAATATAATCCAAACGTGACTTATGTAAATGGAGGAAATATAGGTGGTGGTGAAATACCGGGGAGATCCGATTATGTTATCAACCTAAATGAAATAAATAGAAGGTTTTATCCAGGTTTATGGAAATTAGGAACTTATCGTACAGATAATGAAGGCGGTTTGGGGTCACCCAATGGTGCCATAACTCGCCCCTATCCAATTGCAAAATATTCTGAATTTTATCTTGTTGCGGCTGAAGCTGCTGTAAAAGGCGCAAGTGGCGGCTATACTGCTAGACAATTAGTAAATGTCTTACGGGCACGTGCTGGAATGTGGCGTTTTGACAATGGTGAACAGGAAGAACGTATTGAAGACAATAGTACTACTTTGGTAAACGCAACGCCAGCAGTTATCGATATAGATTATATTCTTGCAGAGCGTTCTCGTGAATATTTTGGTGAAGGGAAAAGATGGTTTGATTTAGTACGTACTCAAAAATGGCAAGAATATGCCTCTAGTTACCAAATTGGTGGGAATGATGCTTCTGATCACAGTCCTACAACAACAAATAGAACCATTGAGGACTATCATTATTTAAGACCTGTTCCATTAAACCAAATAGATCTTTTAAATATGAGCGCTGCTGAAAAGGCAGCATACCAAAACCCAGGGTATCAATAA